One Micromonospora craniellae genomic region harbors:
- the uvrA gene encoding excinuclease ABC subunit UvrA produces the protein MADRLIIRGAREHNLRDVSLDLPRDALIVFTGLSGSGKSSLAFDTIFAEGQRRYVESLSSYARQFLGQMDKPDVDFIEGLSPAVSIDQKSTSRNPRSTVGTITEVYDYLRLLFARVGEPHCPVCGERISKQSPQQIVDRVLTMTEGTRFMVLAPVVRGRKGEYVDLFSELQAKGYARARVDGVVHQLTDPPKLKKQEKHTIEVVIDRLSVKPSAKQRLTDSVEAALGLSGGLVLLDFVDLAEDDPDRERRYSEHLACPNDHPLAIEDLEPRVFSFNAPYGACPECTGLGTKKEVDPELVVPDPERSLREGAIQPWATGHNLEYFLRLLEALGEAEHFTVDTPWRALPSRAQKTILHGSDDQVHVRYRNKYGRERSYYTGFEGVVQWIERRHSDTESEWSRDKYEGYMRDVPCAACGGARLKPEVLAVTLAGRSIAEVCNLSVGECADLLAGIELTDRQKLIAERVLKEINARLRFLLDVGLDYLSLDRPAGTLSGGEAQRIRLATQIGSGLVGVLYVLDEPSIGLHQRDNHRLIETLVRLRGLGNTLIVVEHDEDTIRTADWIVDIGPGAGEHGGQIVHSGSVPELLANPESMTGAYLSGRREIPIPAGRRSQTPGRELVVHGAREHNLRNLTVTFPLGQLIAVTGVSGSGKSTLVNDILYAVLANQINGARLVPGRHTRVGGLEHVDKVVGVDQSPIGRTPRSNPATYTGVWDHVRKLFAETTEAKVRGYGPGRFSFNVKGGRCEACSGDGTIKIEMNFLPDVYVPCEVCKGARYNRETLEVHYKGKTVSDVLEMPIEEAAEFFSAIPAIHRHLKTLVDVGLGYVRLGQPAPTLSGGEAQRVKLASELQKRSTGRTVYVLDEPTTGLHFEDIRKLLLVLEGLVDKGNTVITIEHNLDVIKSADWLIDMGPEGGHRGGTVLATGTPEEVAEVTESHTGQFLRSVLKLDGAAKGATAATTRAAKANGAKANGTKARGRKAAAAR, from the coding sequence GTGGCCGACCGTTTGATCATTCGTGGCGCACGCGAGCACAACCTGCGTGACGTCAGCCTCGACCTGCCCCGGGACGCCCTGATCGTGTTCACCGGGCTGTCCGGGTCGGGCAAGTCGAGCCTGGCCTTCGACACGATCTTCGCCGAGGGGCAGCGCCGTTACGTCGAGTCGCTGTCGTCGTACGCGCGGCAGTTCCTCGGTCAGATGGACAAGCCGGACGTCGACTTCATCGAGGGGCTGAGCCCGGCGGTCTCGATCGACCAGAAGTCGACCTCGCGCAACCCGCGCTCGACCGTCGGCACCATCACCGAGGTCTACGACTACCTGCGGCTGCTGTTCGCCCGGGTCGGCGAGCCGCACTGCCCGGTCTGCGGCGAGCGGATCTCCAAGCAGAGCCCGCAACAGATCGTCGACCGGGTCCTGACGATGACCGAGGGCACCCGCTTCATGGTGCTCGCCCCGGTGGTACGCGGCCGCAAGGGCGAATACGTCGACCTCTTCTCCGAGCTCCAGGCCAAGGGGTACGCCCGGGCCCGGGTCGACGGGGTGGTGCACCAGCTCACCGACCCGCCGAAGCTCAAGAAGCAGGAGAAGCACACCATCGAGGTGGTGATCGACCGGCTCAGCGTCAAGCCGAGCGCCAAGCAGCGGCTGACCGACTCGGTCGAGGCGGCGCTCGGTCTCTCCGGCGGTCTGGTGCTGCTGGACTTCGTCGACCTGGCCGAGGACGACCCGGACCGGGAGCGTCGCTACTCCGAGCACCTGGCCTGCCCGAACGACCACCCGCTGGCGATCGAGGACCTGGAGCCCCGGGTCTTCTCCTTCAACGCGCCGTACGGCGCCTGCCCGGAGTGCACCGGCCTGGGCACCAAGAAGGAGGTCGACCCGGAGCTGGTCGTCCCGGACCCGGAGCGCAGCCTGCGCGAGGGCGCGATCCAGCCCTGGGCGACCGGGCACAACCTGGAGTACTTCCTGCGGTTGCTGGAGGCGCTCGGCGAGGCCGAGCACTTCACCGTCGACACCCCGTGGCGAGCGCTGCCGTCGCGGGCGCAGAAGACCATCCTGCACGGCTCCGACGACCAGGTGCACGTGCGCTACCGCAACAAGTACGGCCGGGAGCGCTCGTACTACACCGGTTTCGAGGGCGTGGTGCAGTGGATCGAGCGCCGGCACTCCGACACCGAGTCGGAGTGGTCCCGGGACAAGTACGAGGGGTACATGCGCGACGTGCCCTGCGCGGCCTGCGGCGGTGCCCGGCTCAAGCCGGAGGTGCTCGCCGTCACGCTGGCCGGGCGCAGCATCGCCGAGGTGTGCAACCTGTCCGTCGGTGAGTGCGCCGACCTGCTGGCTGGCATCGAGTTGACCGACCGGCAGAAGCTGATCGCCGAGCGGGTGCTCAAGGAGATCAACGCCCGGCTGCGCTTCCTGCTCGACGTCGGTCTGGACTACCTCTCCCTGGACCGGCCCGCCGGCACCCTCTCCGGTGGCGAGGCGCAGCGCATCCGGCTCGCCACCCAGATCGGCTCCGGACTGGTCGGGGTGCTCTACGTGCTGGACGAGCCGTCGATCGGGCTGCACCAGCGGGACAACCACCGGCTGATCGAGACCCTGGTCCGGCTGCGTGGCCTGGGCAACACGCTGATCGTGGTCGAGCACGACGAGGACACCATCCGCACCGCCGACTGGATCGTGGACATCGGTCCCGGCGCGGGGGAGCACGGCGGGCAGATCGTGCACAGCGGCTCGGTGCCGGAGCTGCTGGCGAACCCGGAGTCGATGACCGGGGCGTACCTGTCGGGTCGCCGGGAGATCCCGATCCCGGCGGGGCGTCGTTCGCAGACGCCGGGGCGGGAGCTGGTGGTGCACGGCGCCCGTGAGCACAACCTGCGCAACCTGACGGTGACCTTTCCGCTCGGCCAGTTGATCGCCGTCACCGGGGTCAGCGGGTCGGGCAAGTCGACCCTGGTCAACGACATTCTCTACGCGGTGCTGGCCAACCAGATCAACGGTGCCCGGCTGGTGCCGGGCCGGCACACCCGGGTCGGCGGGCTGGAGCACGTGGACAAGGTCGTCGGGGTCGACCAGTCACCGATCGGCCGGACGCCCCGCTCGAACCCGGCCACCTACACCGGTGTCTGGGACCACGTGCGCAAGCTGTTCGCCGAGACCACCGAGGCCAAGGTCCGGGGGTACGGGCCGGGTCGGTTCTCGTTCAACGTCAAGGGCGGGCGCTGCGAGGCGTGCTCCGGCGACGGCACCATCAAGATCGAGATGAACTTCCTGCCCGACGTGTACGTGCCGTGCGAGGTCTGCAAGGGCGCCCGGTACAACCGGGAGACCCTGGAGGTGCACTACAAGGGCAAGACCGTCTCCGACGTGCTGGAGATGCCGATCGAGGAGGCGGCCGAGTTCTTCTCCGCCATCCCGGCCATCCACCGGCACCTCAAGACGCTCGTCGACGTGGGCCTGGGCTACGTCCGGCTGGGCCAGCCGGCGCCGACCCTCTCCGGTGGTGAGGCGCAGCGGGTCAAGCTCGCCTCCGAGTTGCAGAAGCGGTCCACCGGGCGGACGGTGTACGTGCTCGACGAGCCGACCACCGGCCTGCACTTCGAGGACATCCGCAAGCTGCTGCTGGTATTGGAGGGGCTGGTCGACAAGGGCAACACGGTGATCACCATCGAGCACAACCTCGATGTGATCAAGAGTGCCGACTGGCTGATCGACATGGGTCCGGAGGGGGGTCACCGGGGCGGCACGGTGCTCGCCACCGGCACCCCGGAGGAGGTCGCCGAGGTGACCGAGAGCCACACCGGGCAATTCCTGCGTTCCGTGCTCAAGCTCGACGGCGCCGCCAAGGGCGCGACGGCGGCCACCACCCGGGCCGCGAAGGCCAACGGTGCGAAGGCCAACGGCACCAAGGCGCGCGGTCGCAAGGCCGCCGCCGCCCGCTGA
- a CDS encoding penicillin acylase family protein, translated as MPGHTATRRLLAGATAAVAVATALVGVSSPAPAIATPDALDAGTLAANVASAFAGNDYCLGECSEILPPGQNGNATLVEVLGNQAFGTLPRHSADQLDTYANLVYGYAGLREDQVSTFFRDASFGVAPSQVERDYSPRSDVRIVRDRTNGVPHITGTTRGGTMYGAGYAGAEDRLFTMDLLRHVGRGTLTPFAGGAPGNRALEQSVWRTSPYTEADLQAQVNALRSKGGARGEQLYADVQEYVAGVNAYIQTCMANRNCPGEYVLTGHLDAITNAGGPKPFVMTDLIAIAGVVGGLFGGGGGTEMQSALVRIAARAKFGATEGDRVWNGFRGQNDPETVLTLHDGQSFPYGDASPNAPSVALPDAGSARVEPIFTDPTGSAAATTTSNRSSQLAAALSGLTIDPAHRGMSNAAVVSAAHSATGHPIAVFGPQTGYFSPQLLMVQELQGPGISARGAAFAGLNLYVLLGRGQDYAWSATSSVHDITDTYAVPLCVPGGGTPTLASNHYLFRGQCLAMEELSRVNRWTPTVADGTAAGSYKLVAWRTKLGLVGWRGTVGGVPHAFTQLRSTYGREADSAIGFQMFNDPTQMGSAEAFLTSAHHVEFAFNWFYVNSTQSGYFNSGLNPVRAAGTNPNLPMKAERAYEWQDFDPTTGTARYAPRSAHPQSINQDYYISWNNKQAKDFGAADGNFSFGAVHRGDLLDKPMKAAISAGRKFDRASLTELVQRAGLTDLRGAEVLGELIRVLESQPVTDSALTTEINRLKAWRQAGALRVETAKGSKAYQHAEAIRTFDAWWPLLVRGMFRDQLGTDLYQSLINTMQVNESPSGLQQGDVSNLPSSANSAQTHKGSAFQYGWWGYVDKDLRAVLGDPVAGGPGRTFCGAGNLGACRQVLLDTLRTASTTPAAQTYPGDATCAAGDQWCADAIVQSPLGGIRHATIAWQNRPTYQQVMSFPARRGDAVTNLATGRPVTASSSQLGNGAGRAVDGDLNTRWASSWSDNQWLRVDLGSVRQVGRVVLAWESAYARSYRIEVSNDGGTWRTVWSTTAGDGGADVLTFAPQQARYVRVYGLTRATTYGFSLWELSAYAQ; from the coding sequence ATGCCTGGTCACACCGCCACCCGCCGGCTGCTCGCCGGTGCGACCGCCGCCGTCGCGGTCGCCACCGCACTCGTCGGCGTCTCGTCCCCCGCCCCCGCCATCGCCACCCCCGACGCCCTCGACGCCGGCACTCTCGCGGCGAACGTCGCCAGCGCCTTCGCCGGCAACGACTACTGCCTCGGCGAGTGCTCGGAGATCCTGCCGCCCGGTCAGAACGGCAACGCCACCCTGGTCGAAGTCCTGGGCAACCAGGCGTTCGGCACCCTGCCCCGGCACTCCGCCGACCAGCTCGACACGTACGCCAACCTGGTCTACGGCTACGCCGGGCTGCGCGAGGACCAGGTCAGCACGTTCTTCCGGGACGCCTCCTTCGGCGTCGCCCCCAGCCAGGTCGAACGCGACTACTCCCCGCGCTCCGACGTGCGGATCGTGCGCGACAGGACCAACGGTGTCCCGCACATCACCGGCACCACCCGGGGCGGCACCATGTACGGCGCCGGCTACGCCGGCGCCGAGGACCGACTCTTCACGATGGACCTGCTGCGGCACGTCGGCCGGGGCACGCTGACCCCGTTCGCCGGGGGCGCACCGGGCAACCGGGCGCTGGAGCAGAGCGTGTGGCGCACCTCCCCGTACACGGAAGCAGATCTCCAGGCCCAGGTGAACGCGCTGCGCAGCAAGGGCGGGGCCCGCGGCGAGCAGCTCTACGCCGACGTGCAGGAGTACGTCGCCGGGGTCAACGCCTACATCCAGACCTGCATGGCCAACCGCAACTGTCCCGGCGAGTACGTGCTGACCGGTCACCTCGACGCGATCACCAACGCCGGTGGCCCGAAGCCGTTCGTGATGACCGACCTGATCGCCATCGCCGGCGTGGTCGGCGGTCTGTTCGGCGGTGGTGGCGGCACCGAGATGCAGTCCGCGCTGGTCCGCATCGCCGCGCGGGCCAAGTTCGGCGCGACCGAGGGCGACCGGGTGTGGAACGGCTTCCGGGGACAGAACGACCCGGAGACCGTGCTGACCCTGCACGACGGGCAGAGCTTCCCGTACGGTGACGCCTCGCCGAACGCGCCCAGCGTCGCGCTGCCGGACGCCGGGTCGGCCCGGGTCGAGCCGATCTTCACCGACCCGACCGGTTCCGCCGCCGCCACCACGACCTCCAACCGCAGCTCCCAGTTGGCCGCCGCGCTCTCCGGGTTGACCATCGACCCGGCGCACCGGGGAATGTCCAACGCGGCCGTGGTCTCCGCCGCCCACTCCGCCACCGGCCACCCGATCGCCGTCTTCGGGCCGCAGACCGGCTACTTCTCCCCGCAACTGCTGATGGTGCAGGAGTTGCAGGGACCGGGCATCAGCGCCCGGGGGGCCGCCTTCGCCGGGCTCAACCTCTATGTCCTGCTCGGCCGGGGCCAGGACTACGCGTGGAGCGCCACCTCCTCCGTCCACGACATCACCGACACCTACGCGGTGCCGCTCTGCGTCCCCGGCGGCGGTACGCCGACGCTGGCCAGCAACCACTACCTGTTCCGGGGTCAGTGCCTGGCGATGGAGGAACTGTCCCGGGTCAACCGGTGGACCCCGACCGTCGCCGACGGCACCGCGGCCGGGTCGTACAAGCTGGTCGCCTGGCGCACCAAGCTGGGCCTGGTGGGTTGGCGCGGGACGGTGGGCGGGGTGCCGCACGCCTTCACCCAACTGCGGTCCACCTACGGGCGCGAGGCCGACTCGGCCATCGGCTTCCAGATGTTCAACGACCCGACCCAGATGGGTTCCGCCGAGGCGTTCCTCACCTCCGCGCACCACGTCGAGTTCGCCTTCAACTGGTTCTATGTGAACTCCACCCAGTCGGGGTATTTCAACTCCGGGCTCAACCCGGTGCGGGCCGCCGGCACCAACCCGAACCTGCCGATGAAGGCCGAACGCGCCTACGAGTGGCAGGACTTCGACCCGACGACCGGCACCGCCCGGTACGCGCCGCGCTCGGCGCACCCGCAGTCGATCAACCAGGACTACTACATCAGCTGGAACAACAAGCAGGCCAAGGACTTCGGCGCCGCCGACGGCAACTTCAGCTTCGGCGCCGTACACCGGGGTGACCTGCTGGACAAGCCGATGAAGGCGGCCATCTCGGCGGGCCGCAAGTTCGACCGGGCCTCGCTGACCGAGCTGGTGCAGCGGGCCGGGCTGACCGACCTGCGCGGCGCCGAGGTGCTCGGCGAGCTGATCCGGGTGTTGGAGAGCCAACCGGTCACCGACAGCGCCCTGACCACCGAGATCAACCGACTGAAGGCCTGGCGGCAGGCGGGTGCGCTGCGGGTGGAGACCGCCAAGGGCTCCAAGGCGTACCAGCACGCCGAGGCGATCCGCACCTTCGACGCCTGGTGGCCGCTGCTGGTGCGGGGCATGTTCCGCGACCAGCTCGGCACGGACCTGTACCAGTCCCTGATCAACACGATGCAGGTCAACGAGTCCCCGTCCGGCCTGCAGCAGGGCGACGTGTCGAACCTGCCGTCCTCGGCGAACAGCGCGCAGACCCACAAGGGCTCGGCGTTCCAGTACGGCTGGTGGGGCTACGTCGACAAGGACCTGCGGGCGGTGCTGGGTGATCCGGTCGCCGGTGGCCCCGGGCGGACCTTCTGCGGCGCCGGCAACCTGGGCGCGTGCCGTCAGGTGCTGCTGGACACGCTCCGGACCGCGTCGACGACCCCCGCCGCCCAGACCTACCCGGGCGACGCCACCTGCGCCGCCGGGGACCAGTGGTGCGCGGACGCGATCGTCCAGTCCCCGCTGGGCGGAATCAGACACGCCACCATCGCCTGGCAGAACCGCCCCACCTACCAGCAGGTGATGTCGTTCCCGGCCCGGCGCGGCGACGCGGTGACCAACCTGGCCACCGGGCGTCCGGTGACCGCCTCCAGCAGCCAGCTCGGCAACGGCGCCGGCCGCGCCGTCGACGGTGACCTGAACACCCGCTGGGCCAGCTCCTGGTCGGACAACCAGTGGCTGCGGGTGGACCTGGGCTCGGTGCGGCAGGTCGGCCGGGTGGTCCTGGCCTGGGAGTCCGCGTACGCCCGGTCGTACCGGATCGAGGTCTCCAACGACGGCGGCACCTGGCGTACGGTCTGGTCGACCACGGCCGGCGACGGCGGCGCCGACGTGCTCACGTTCGCCCCGCAACAGGCCCGCTACGTGCGGGTGTACGGGCTGACCCGGGCCACCACGTACGGCTTCTCACTGTGGGAGCTGTCCGCGTACGCGCAGTGA
- the uvrC gene encoding excinuclease ABC subunit UvrC, which produces MADPSTYRPAPGTIPEAPGVYRFYDGTGRVIYVGKARNLRSRLNSYFGDLWGLHQRTQQMVTTAESVDWVTVGTEVEALQLEYLWIKQYDPRFNVRYRDDKSYPYLAVTLDEEYPRLQVMRGTKRKGVRYFGPYSHAWAIRETLDLLLRVFPARTCSAGVFKRAGQVGRPCLLGYIGKCSAPCVGSVTAERHREIVDDFCDFMAGRTDTMVRKLEREMAEASEALEFERAARLRDDVAALRRAMEKQTVVLGDGTDADVVAFADDPLEAAVQVFHVRGGRVRGQRGWVVEKTEELTTGDLVHHFCTQVYGGEQGETDVPRELLVPELPADAEALADWLSNHRGGRVTLRVPQRGDKRTLMETVERNAKDALARHKLKRAGDLTTRGKALDEISDALGMRTAPLRIECYDISQIQGTDVVASMVVFEDGLPRKSEYRRFIIRGATDDLSAMSEVLRRRFARYLDSRAETGEAGVESAGDEPEVGVLVDPTTGRPRKFAYPPQLVVVDGGAPQVAAAAQALVELGVDDVALCGLAKRLEEVWLPDDDFPVILPRTSEGLYLLQRVRDEAHRFAIGFHRQRRSKRMTTSALDSVPGLGEVRRKALLRHFGSLKRLSAATVDEITEVPGVGRRTAEAILTALGGGTSPTAAD; this is translated from the coding sequence GTGGCTGATCCGTCGACCTACCGTCCCGCGCCGGGCACCATCCCCGAGGCGCCGGGGGTCTACCGCTTCTACGACGGCACCGGCCGGGTGATCTACGTCGGCAAGGCGCGGAACCTGCGCAGTCGGCTCAACTCCTACTTCGGTGACCTCTGGGGCCTGCACCAGCGCACCCAGCAGATGGTCACCACCGCCGAGTCGGTCGACTGGGTCACCGTCGGCACCGAGGTCGAGGCGCTCCAGCTCGAATACCTCTGGATCAAGCAGTACGACCCGAGGTTCAACGTCCGCTACCGCGACGACAAGTCGTACCCGTACCTGGCGGTCACCCTCGACGAGGAGTACCCCCGGTTGCAGGTGATGCGGGGAACCAAGCGCAAGGGGGTGCGCTACTTCGGGCCGTACTCGCACGCCTGGGCGATCCGCGAGACGCTCGACCTGCTGCTGCGGGTCTTCCCGGCGCGGACCTGCTCCGCCGGGGTGTTCAAGCGGGCCGGTCAGGTGGGTCGTCCGTGCCTGCTCGGTTATATCGGCAAGTGCTCGGCGCCCTGCGTCGGCAGCGTCACCGCCGAGCGGCACCGCGAGATCGTCGACGACTTCTGCGACTTCATGGCCGGACGCACCGACACCATGGTGCGCAAGCTGGAACGCGAGATGGCCGAGGCCAGCGAGGCGCTGGAGTTCGAGCGGGCGGCCCGGCTGCGCGACGACGTCGCCGCGTTGCGTCGGGCGATGGAGAAGCAGACCGTGGTGCTCGGCGACGGCACCGACGCCGACGTGGTCGCGTTCGCCGACGACCCGCTGGAAGCCGCGGTGCAGGTCTTCCACGTACGCGGCGGTCGGGTACGCGGCCAGCGCGGCTGGGTGGTGGAGAAGACCGAGGAGCTCACCACCGGCGACCTGGTGCACCACTTCTGCACCCAGGTCTACGGCGGCGAACAGGGCGAGACCGACGTCCCGCGCGAGCTGCTGGTGCCGGAGTTGCCCGCCGACGCCGAGGCCCTCGCCGACTGGCTCTCGAACCACCGGGGCGGCCGGGTGACCCTGCGGGTGCCGCAGCGCGGCGACAAGCGCACCCTGATGGAGACCGTCGAGCGCAACGCGAAGGACGCGTTGGCCCGACACAAGCTCAAGCGGGCCGGCGACCTGACCACCCGGGGCAAGGCGCTCGACGAGATCAGTGACGCGCTCGGCATGCGGACCGCGCCGTTGCGCATCGAGTGCTACGACATCTCGCAGATCCAGGGCACCGACGTGGTCGCCAGCATGGTCGTCTTCGAGGACGGCCTGCCCCGCAAGAGCGAGTACCGCCGGTTCATCATCCGGGGCGCCACCGACGACCTCTCCGCGATGTCCGAGGTGCTGCGCCGCCGCTTCGCCCGCTACCTCGACTCCCGCGCCGAGACCGGCGAGGCGGGCGTGGAGTCCGCCGGTGACGAGCCGGAGGTGGGTGTGTTGGTCGACCCCACCACCGGGCGGCCCCGGAAGTTCGCGTATCCGCCGCAACTGGTGGTGGTCGACGGCGGCGCACCGCAGGTGGCCGCCGCCGCCCAGGCCCTGGTCGAGCTGGGTGTCGACGACGTGGCGCTGTGCGGTCTGGCGAAGCGGCTGGAGGAGGTCTGGCTGCCCGACGACGACTTCCCGGTCATCCTCCCGCGCACCTCGGAGGGGCTCTACCTGCTCCAACGGGTACGCGACGAGGCGCACCGCTTCGCCATCGGCTTCCACCGGCAGCGCCGGTCGAAGCGGATGACCACCTCCGCGCTGGACAGCGTCCCCGGCCTCGGCGAGGTACGCCGCAAGGCGCTGCTGCGCCACTTCGGCTCCCTCAAGCGCCTCTCGGCCGCCACTGTGGACGAGATCACCGAGGTCCCCGGCGTCGGCCGCCGCACCGCCGAGGCGATCCTCACCGCGCTCGGCGGGGGCACGTCGCCCACTGCCGCCGACTGA
- a CDS encoding glycerophosphodiester phosphodiesterase family protein — MASGSSWLAHTPIAHRGLVATDRPANSLAAFEAAASACELDVQLTAAGELVVVHDYDLTGVAVHALPGSPADVGLVPAALRGVLPGDRLAVSIGDHGGEVLDRTLWTVVPAAAHDDVLVAGVRVVVLWAHQHTGFGQPHQPVSPMDALRGDHVG; from the coding sequence GTGGCGTCCGGGTCCAGTTGGCTGGCGCACACCCCGATTGCACACCGCGGGCTGGTGGCGACCGACCGCCCCGCCAACTCGCTCGCCGCCTTCGAGGCCGCCGCCTCCGCCTGCGAACTCGACGTACAACTCACCGCCGCAGGGGAACTCGTCGTCGTCCACGACTACGACCTGACCGGCGTAGCCGTGCATGCCCTGCCCGGATCGCCGGCTGACGTGGGTCTCGTACCAGCGGCACTTCGCGGTGTACTCCCAGGCGACCGGCTCGCCGTCAGCATCGGTGACCACGGCGGAGAGGTCCTTGACCGTACGCTGTGGACTGTCGTCCCAGCCGCTGCTCACGACGATGTTCTTGTCGCGGGTGTGCGGGTCGTCGTTCTGTGGGCTCACCAGCACACCGGATTCGGACAACCGCATCAACCCGTGTCGCCGATGGACGCCCTGAGGGGTGACCACGTGGGCTGA
- the recQ gene encoding DNA helicase RecQ, whose translation MVSPADVSVTDLATSDAPAGEKVTAALDVLRRVFGYDAFRGFQQEVIEHVVAGGDALVLMPTGGGKSLCYQVPALVRDGVAVVISPLIALMQDQVDALTAVGVRAGFLNSTLDLDTRRLVEAEFVAGEIDLLYLAPEALASRATLSLLDRGRISLFAIDEAHCVSQWGHDFRPDYLNLSMLHERWPGVPRIALTATATSATRTEIATRLNLTEARHFVASFDRPNIQYRIVPKREARKQLLALLRDEHPGEAGIVYCLSRSSVEKTAEFLVANGVDALPYHAGLDAATRAANQQRFLRADGVVMVATIAFGMGIDKPDVRFVAHLDLPKSVEGYYQETGRAGRDGLPSTAWLAYGLQDVVQQRKMIDTSEGDLAHRRNLAAHLDAMLALCETVRCRRVQLLDYFGQRLDGDCGNCDTCLAPPESWDGTVAAQKLLSTVFRLDRERNQRFGAGHCVDILLGRSTDKIVAHRHDSLTVFGIGDDLSEAEWRGVVRQLLAEGLLAVEGDYGTLALTDASAEVLGRRRTVMMRREPARPAKVAKPRGAATVVAELPAEAAGTFERLRAWRAATAKEQGVPAYVIFHDATLRQIAADAPSSLAELSRISGVGENKLAKYGEPILGVLAGAPTP comes from the coding sequence ATGGTCTCCCCCGCCGACGTGAGCGTCACCGACCTGGCCACCTCCGACGCGCCTGCCGGTGAGAAGGTGACAGCGGCGCTCGACGTGCTGCGGCGGGTCTTCGGGTACGACGCGTTCCGTGGTTTCCAGCAGGAGGTCATCGAGCACGTGGTGGCCGGCGGTGACGCGCTGGTGCTGATGCCGACCGGCGGCGGCAAGTCGCTGTGCTACCAGGTTCCGGCGCTGGTCCGTGACGGCGTGGCGGTGGTGATCTCGCCGTTGATCGCGCTGATGCAGGACCAGGTCGACGCGTTGACCGCCGTCGGGGTACGCGCCGGTTTCCTGAACTCCACGCTGGATCTGGACACCCGTCGGCTGGTCGAGGCGGAGTTCGTCGCCGGGGAGATCGACCTGCTCTACCTCGCCCCGGAGGCGCTGGCCAGCCGGGCCACGTTGAGCCTGCTGGACCGGGGCCGGATCAGCCTGTTCGCCATCGACGAGGCGCACTGCGTGTCGCAGTGGGGCCACGACTTCCGGCCGGACTACCTCAACCTGTCGATGCTGCACGAGCGCTGGCCGGGCGTGCCCCGGATCGCGCTGACCGCCACCGCGACCAGCGCCACCCGCACGGAGATCGCCACCCGACTCAACCTGACCGAGGCGCGGCACTTCGTGGCCAGCTTCGACCGGCCCAACATCCAGTACCGGATCGTGCCCAAGCGGGAGGCGCGCAAGCAACTGCTCGCCCTGCTGCGCGACGAACACCCGGGCGAGGCCGGGATCGTCTACTGCCTGTCCCGCTCCTCGGTGGAGAAGACGGCTGAGTTCCTGGTCGCCAACGGCGTCGACGCGCTGCCGTACCACGCCGGTCTGGACGCGGCGACCCGCGCCGCCAACCAGCAGCGGTTCCTGCGCGCCGACGGCGTGGTGATGGTGGCGACGATCGCCTTCGGCATGGGCATCGACAAGCCGGACGTCCGCTTCGTCGCCCACCTCGACCTGCCCAAGTCGGTCGAGGGTTACTACCAGGAGACCGGTCGCGCGGGCCGGGACGGACTGCCGTCGACCGCCTGGCTGGCGTACGGGCTCCAGGACGTCGTCCAGCAGCGCAAGATGATCGACACCTCCGAGGGCGACCTCGCCCACCGGCGCAACCTCGCCGCGCACCTCGACGCGATGCTGGCGCTCTGCGAGACGGTGCGCTGCCGCCGGGTGCAGCTGCTCGACTACTTCGGCCAGCGCCTGGACGGTGACTGCGGCAACTGCGACACCTGCCTGGCCCCGCCGGAGTCCTGGGACGGCACGGTTGCCGCGCAGAAGCTGCTGTCCACGGTGTTCCGGCTGGACCGGGAACGCAACCAGCGATTCGGGGCCGGGCACTGCGTCGACATCCTGCTGGGCCGCAGCACCGACAAGATCGTCGCACACCGGCACGACTCACTCACCGTCTTCGGCATCGGCGACGATCTGAGCGAGGCGGAGTGGCGGGGCGTGGTACGCCAATTGCTCGCCGAGGGCCTGCTCGCCGTCGAGGGCGACTACGGCACCCTGGCGCTCACCGACGCCAGCGCCGAGGTGCTCGGCCGTCGGCGTACCGTGATGATGCGCCGGGAGCCGGCACGTCCGGCGAAGGTGGCCAAGCCCCGGGGCGCGGCCACCGTGGTCGCGGAGCTGCCAGCCGAGGCCGCCGGCACGTTCGAGCGCCTGCGCGCCTGGCGCGCGGCGACCGCCAAGGAGCAGGGCGTACCCGCGTACGTCATCTTCCACGACGCCACGTTGCGGCAGATCGCCGCCGACGCCCCGTCCTCGCTGGCCGAGCTGTCGCGGATCAGCGGTGTCGGCGAGAACAAGCTGGCCAAGTACGGCGAGCCGATCCTCGGGGTGCTCGCCGGGGCCCCTACGCCGTAG